From Candidatus Doudnabacteria bacterium, a single genomic window includes:
- the tuf gene encoding elongation factor Tu codes for MAEKFDRSKPHINIGTIGHVDHGKTTLTAAITNVLAKTGKAKARAYDDIDKSPEEKARGITINTTHVEYESDKRHYAHVDCPGHADYIKNMITGAAQMDGAILVVSATDGPMPQTREHILLAKQVGVPYIVVYMNKVDMVDDKELLDLVEEEIRDLLTKYGFPGKDTPIIRGSALKALEGDQSEIGEPSILKLVEALDTYIPEPVRETDKPYLMPIEDIFSIEGRGTVVTGRIERGIVKIGEEIEIVGIRPTTKTVVTGIEMFNKQLEEGRAGDNAGVLLRGTKKEDVERGQVLAKPGSVTPHTEFDAEVYILTKEEGGRHTPFFKGYKPQFYIRTTDVTGEVELPAGQEMVMPGDTVTLKIKLITPVAMEEKMRFAIREGGHTVGAGVVLKITK; via the coding sequence ATGGCAGAGAAATTTGACCGTTCCAAACCGCATATCAACATCGGCACCATTGGCCACGTTGACCATGGCAAGACTACATTGACTGCGGCAATCACCAACGTGCTGGCCAAAACCGGCAAGGCTAAGGCCCGCGCGTATGATGATATTGATAAATCACCGGAAGAAAAGGCGCGCGGTATAACCATCAACACCACGCACGTTGAATACGAATCAGACAAGCGCCACTATGCGCACGTGGACTGTCCGGGACACGCAGATTACATCAAGAATATGATCACGGGTGCAGCCCAGATGGACGGCGCGATCTTGGTCGTGTCAGCAACTGACGGTCCCATGCCTCAGACCCGCGAACATATTTTGCTTGCCAAGCAGGTTGGCGTTCCTTACATCGTGGTTTATATGAACAAAGTGGATATGGTGGATGACAAGGAATTGCTTGATCTGGTGGAAGAAGAAATTCGCGACCTTTTGACCAAATACGGCTTTCCGGGAAAAGATACTCCTATCATCCGCGGTTCCGCGCTCAAAGCGTTGGAAGGCGACCAGTCAGAGATCGGCGAGCCTTCAATTCTGAAATTGGTAGAAGCATTGGACACTTATATCCCTGAACCGGTGCGAGAAACCGACAAGCCATATCTGATGCCGATAGAAGATATTTTTTCAATTGAAGGACGCGGCACTGTGGTCACAGGAAGAATTGAACGCGGCATAGTCAAGATCGGCGAAGAAATTGAGATCGTCGGCATCCGCCCGACCACAAAGACGGTTGTGACCGGTATTGAAATGTTCAACAAGCAATTGGAAGAAGGCCGGGCCGGCGACAATGCCGGGGTTTTGCTCCGCGGCACCAAGAAAGAAGATGTTGAACGCGGACAAGTTTTGGCCAAGCCGGGTTCTGTGACCCCTCACACTGAATTTGACGCTGAAGTCTACATTCTGACCAAGGAAGAAGGCGGCCGTCATACTCCTTTCTTCAAAGGCTACAAACCCCAATTTTATATCCGAACCACTGACGTGACCGGAGAAGTTGAACTGCCAGCAGGGCAGGAAATGGTCATGCCGGGCGACACCGTTACCTTAAAAATTAAATTGATCACACCCGTGGCCATGGAAGAGAAGATGCGTTTCGCCATCCGCGAAGGCGGACACACCGTAGGAGCCGGCGTAGTGCTCAAGATCACAAAGTAA